In Luteitalea sp. TBR-22, one genomic interval encodes:
- a CDS encoding ABC transporter permease: MNKFLDAVALALSSIWANKLRSFMMVLGNVVAVTSIIAVVSLIQGMNGYVADSIVQEVGVGTFQIARVGVITDEEEEQEARRRNPDVSLVDLRAIRGSGGTIDAVMAQANSQANVTFRSETVENVGVRGVSADYDQFGGYEAERGRTISRIEIQRSRPMAYLGVETAEKLFKGRNPLDQMIMVNGVHFRVVGVNERKGSLFGNSQDDFVLIPLGAFQKMFGSRRSFEITVKPRDPSLVPEAMEEARVALRASRKLRPRDKDNFGIVTSDTFMELWKSFSQGAFAVLIGLVSLSLLVGGIVIMNIMLMVVSERTREIGLRKALGARRRDIVWQVLTESTTLSVVGGIIGTVLGFTVAWLVAYFSPIPAKIETWAVVMGISITAIVGLFFGLYPAIRASKLDPIEALRRE, from the coding sequence ATGAACAAGTTCCTCGACGCGGTCGCCCTCGCCCTCTCGTCGATCTGGGCCAACAAGCTCCGGTCGTTCATGATGGTGCTCGGCAACGTGGTGGCGGTGACCTCGATCATCGCCGTCGTCTCGCTCATCCAGGGGATGAACGGGTACGTTGCCGACTCCATCGTGCAGGAGGTCGGTGTCGGCACGTTCCAGATCGCCAGGGTCGGGGTGATCACCGACGAGGAAGAGGAGCAGGAAGCGCGCCGACGCAATCCCGACGTCTCGCTCGTCGACCTGCGGGCCATCCGGGGCAGCGGCGGGACCATCGACGCCGTGATGGCCCAGGCCAACAGCCAGGCCAACGTGACCTTCCGCAGCGAGACGGTGGAGAACGTGGGCGTGCGCGGCGTGTCGGCCGACTACGACCAGTTCGGCGGCTACGAAGCCGAGCGGGGACGCACGATCAGCCGCATCGAGATCCAGCGGTCCCGCCCCATGGCCTACCTCGGCGTCGAGACCGCCGAGAAGCTGTTCAAGGGCCGCAATCCGCTCGACCAGATGATCATGGTCAACGGGGTGCACTTCCGCGTCGTCGGCGTGAACGAGCGCAAGGGCAGCCTGTTCGGCAACTCGCAGGACGACTTCGTGCTGATCCCGCTCGGCGCGTTCCAGAAGATGTTCGGGTCGCGCCGCAGCTTCGAGATCACGGTCAAGCCGCGCGATCCCTCCCTGGTGCCGGAGGCGATGGAAGAAGCGCGGGTCGCGCTGCGGGCGTCGCGCAAGCTGCGCCCCCGCGACAAGGACAACTTCGGGATCGTCACGTCGGACACCTTCATGGAGCTCTGGAAGAGCTTCAGCCAGGGGGCGTTCGCCGTCCTGATCGGCCTGGTGTCGCTGTCGCTGCTGGTCGGCGGCATCGTCATCATGAACATCATGCTGATGGTGGTGAGCGAGCGCACCCGCGAGATCGGCCTGCGCAAGGCGCTCGGCGCGCGTCGGCGCGACATCGTGTGGCAGGTGCTCACCGAGTCGACCACCCTGTCGGTGGTGGGGGGCATCATCGGTACCGTCCTCGGCTTCACGGTCGCGTGGCTGGTGGCCTATTTCTCGCCGATCCCGGCCAAGATCGAGACCTGGGCGGTGGTCATGGGCATCAGCATCACGGCCATCGTCGGCCTGTTCTTCGGTCTCTACCCGGCCATCCGGGCGTCCAAGCTCGACCCCATCGAAGCCCTGAGGCGGGAGTAG
- a CDS encoding ABC transporter permease translates to MAIRVGMLWEILRIAIDTLRANKLRSALTILGVVIGVMSIVAMTSLIKGFGDSLESQIRTFGSNTVFLQKLGFQSFSSGRSFLEVIKRPNLTNEDAKAIAESPLVSEVGLQLGGNGPFAAIERMTFAGVATKPAAVVGATSNFGEMNYIPFLAGRFFGDFEVQNRRSVIVLGYAPAETLFLTRGIDPIGKVVRVGRDNYEVIGVMDKRPAALGDANNFAVIPWTTYEKRYPSPRFRGILFRPLTIVIKAADGVSVTDLRTEIETIMRTRHRLKLGEENDFDTVTADFIVDFLRQFTQAVVLALFVISSIALMVGGIGVMAIMTISVTERTREIGVRKALGARRREILVQFLIEAVFLTLLGGLIGILLGAAIGYAVNVFAGFPVALPLWSFALGVGFSATVGILFGMLPAIKAAKLDPIEALRYE, encoded by the coding sequence ATGGCCATCCGGGTCGGCATGCTCTGGGAGATCCTCCGCATCGCGATCGACACGCTGCGCGCCAACAAGCTGCGCTCGGCGCTGACGATCCTCGGCGTCGTCATCGGCGTGATGTCGATCGTCGCGATGACGTCGCTGATCAAGGGATTCGGCGACTCGCTGGAGAGCCAGATCCGCACGTTCGGGAGCAACACGGTGTTCCTCCAGAAGCTCGGGTTCCAGAGCTTCTCGAGTGGCCGCAGCTTCCTCGAGGTGATCAAGCGCCCCAACCTGACCAACGAGGACGCCAAGGCCATCGCCGAGTCGCCGCTGGTCAGCGAGGTCGGCCTGCAGCTGGGCGGCAACGGGCCGTTCGCCGCCATCGAGCGCATGACGTTTGCCGGGGTCGCCACCAAGCCCGCCGCGGTGGTCGGGGCGACGTCGAACTTCGGCGAGATGAACTACATCCCGTTCCTCGCCGGCCGGTTCTTCGGCGACTTCGAGGTCCAGAACCGGCGCAGCGTCATCGTCCTCGGGTATGCGCCGGCCGAGACGCTGTTCCTGACGCGCGGCATCGACCCGATCGGCAAGGTCGTGCGCGTCGGCCGCGACAACTACGAGGTCATCGGCGTGATGGACAAGCGCCCGGCCGCCCTCGGCGACGCGAACAACTTCGCGGTCATCCCCTGGACGACCTACGAGAAGCGCTACCCGTCGCCGCGCTTCCGGGGCATCCTGTTCCGGCCGTTGACGATCGTGATCAAGGCCGCCGACGGCGTGTCGGTGACCGACCTGCGGACCGAGATCGAGACGATCATGCGGACGCGCCACCGGCTGAAGCTGGGCGAGGAGAACGACTTCGACACGGTGACGGCCGACTTCATCGTGGACTTCCTCCGGCAGTTCACGCAGGCCGTGGTGCTCGCGCTGTTCGTCATCTCGTCGATTGCCCTGATGGTCGGCGGCATCGGCGTCATGGCCATCATGACCATCTCGGTCACCGAGCGCACGCGCGAGATCGGCGTGCGCAAGGCGCTCGGCGCACGGCGCCGCGAGATCCTCGTGCAGTTCCTGATCGAGGCCGTGTTCCTCACCCTGCTGGGCGGCCTGATCGGCATCCTGCTCGGCGCGGCCATCGGATACGCCGTCAACGTGTTCGCGGGGTTCCCGGTGGCGCTGCCCCTCTGGTCGTTCGCCCTCGGCGTGGGCTTCTCGGCCACCGTCGGCATCCTGTTCGGCATGCTGCCGGCGATCAAGGCCGCCAAGCTCGACCCCATCGAGGCGCTCCGGTACGAGTAG
- the fusA gene encoding elongation factor G, with product MPTYAAASIRNVAVVGHNGSGKSQLISALLFTAGATTRLGRVDDGTAPTDFDEEAIARKHTLAATPAWLEWQGTKVNLVDTPGFGNFLSESGAALRVTDAALVVVDAVSGVEVQTERVWQIAADERVARFVVVNRLDRERASFATALEDLHAAFGRTLVPVQLPYGEEKGFRGVIDLVAQRAYTYEGGTGKGKAVAIPESLAAEAKNAREALVELVAEADDELMSRFFDEGTLTDDELVAGLRTAVAKGAVVPVFCASGAENIGADRLLEALVQYAPSPLAHPLSAIDKASGEAIEVAADEAAPARLFVWKTVADPFAGRISLFRVVSGIVKNDTTMTNLTRGSQERIAHLLALQGKTQAQVNELHAGDLGAIAKLKEAQTGDTLADKAADLALPPIVFAAPLMSYALEPKTRGDEDKISTALHRLQEEDPTIRTDRDPRTHEQLISGQGQMHLEVTVAKLKRRFGVEVTLKLPRIPYLETITAGTEAHGRHKKQTGGHGQFGDCKIRVEPLPRGADFQFEDDIFGGAIPRQYVPAVEKGIQEARLRGFLAGFPMVDFKATVFDGSYHPVDSNELAFKMAGSIAFRDAMSRCKPVLLEPIMQVEVHAPNEFAGDLMGDLNGRRGRISGMEARGHATVIKAQVPMAEMLTYEQHLTSATGGRGSYHMAHSHYEEVPAHLQAKIVAAHKPDHVETEA from the coding sequence ATGCCCACCTATGCAGCGGCGTCCATTCGCAACGTGGCAGTCGTCGGCCACAACGGTTCCGGCAAGTCCCAGCTGATTTCTGCCCTGTTGTTCACCGCGGGCGCCACCACCCGCCTCGGGCGCGTGGACGACGGCACCGCGCCGACCGACTTCGACGAGGAAGCGATCGCGCGCAAGCACACGCTGGCGGCCACGCCGGCATGGCTGGAGTGGCAGGGCACCAAGGTCAACCTGGTCGACACCCCGGGCTTCGGCAACTTCCTCAGCGAGTCCGGCGCCGCCCTGCGCGTGACCGATGCCGCCCTCGTGGTGGTCGACGCCGTCTCCGGCGTCGAGGTGCAGACCGAGCGGGTGTGGCAGATCGCGGCCGACGAGCGCGTCGCGCGATTCGTGGTCGTCAACCGTCTCGATCGCGAACGCGCCAGCTTCGCCACCGCCCTCGAGGATCTGCACGCGGCGTTCGGGCGCACCCTCGTCCCGGTGCAGCTGCCCTACGGCGAGGAGAAGGGATTCCGCGGGGTCATCGATCTCGTCGCCCAGCGGGCGTACACGTACGAGGGTGGCACCGGCAAGGGCAAGGCCGTCGCCATTCCCGAGAGCCTGGCGGCCGAGGCGAAGAACGCCCGCGAGGCCCTGGTGGAACTGGTGGCCGAGGCCGACGACGAGCTGATGTCACGGTTCTTCGACGAGGGCACGCTCACCGACGACGAGTTGGTGGCGGGTCTGCGCACGGCCGTGGCCAAGGGCGCCGTGGTGCCCGTCTTCTGCGCGTCCGGCGCGGAGAACATCGGCGCCGACCGGCTGCTCGAGGCGCTGGTGCAGTACGCGCCCTCGCCGCTGGCGCACCCGCTGTCGGCCATCGACAAGGCGTCGGGCGAGGCCATCGAGGTCGCCGCCGATGAAGCCGCCCCGGCGCGCCTGTTCGTGTGGAAGACCGTCGCCGACCCGTTCGCCGGGCGCATCTCGCTGTTCCGCGTCGTCTCCGGCATCGTGAAGAACGACACCACGATGACCAACCTGACGCGCGGCTCGCAGGAGCGCATCGCGCACCTGCTCGCGCTGCAGGGCAAGACGCAGGCGCAGGTGAACGAACTGCACGCCGGCGATCTCGGCGCCATCGCCAAGCTGAAGGAAGCACAGACGGGCGACACGCTCGCCGACAAGGCCGCCGACCTCGCCCTGCCGCCGATCGTGTTCGCCGCGCCGCTGATGTCGTACGCGCTCGAGCCCAAGACACGCGGCGACGAGGACAAGATCAGCACGGCCCTTCACCGGTTGCAGGAGGAGGACCCGACGATCCGCACCGACCGCGACCCGCGGACGCACGAGCAGCTGATCTCCGGCCAGGGCCAGATGCACCTCGAGGTCACGGTCGCGAAACTGAAGCGGCGCTTCGGCGTCGAGGTCACGCTCAAGCTGCCGCGCATCCCGTATCTCGAGACGATCACCGCGGGGACCGAGGCGCACGGCCGCCACAAGAAGCAGACCGGCGGCCACGGCCAGTTCGGCGACTGCAAGATTCGCGTCGAGCCCCTGCCGCGCGGCGCCGACTTCCAGTTCGAGGACGACATCTTCGGCGGCGCCATCCCGCGCCAGTACGTCCCGGCCGTCGAGAAGGGCATCCAGGAGGCGCGCCTGCGCGGGTTCCTCGCCGGCTTCCCGATGGTCGACTTCAAGGCCACGGTGTTCGACGGCTCGTACCACCCGGTGGACAGCAACGAACTGGCGTTCAAGATGGCCGGCTCGATCGCCTTCCGCGACGCGATGAGCCGCTGCAAGCCGGTGCTCCTCGAGCCGATCATGCAGGTCGAGGTGCACGCGCCGAACGAGTTCGCCGGCGACCTGATGGGCGACCTCAATGGCCGCCGCGGCCGCATCAGCGGCATGGAAGCCCGCGGCCACGCCACGGTGATCAAGGCGCAGGTGCCGATGGCCGAGATGCTCACCTACGAGCAGCACCTCACGTCGGCCACCGGCGGGCGCGGCTCCTATCACATGGCCCACTCGCACTACGAGGAAGTGCCCGCGCACCTGCAGGCGAAGATCGTGGCCGCCCACAAGCCCGATCACGTCGAGACCGAAGCGTAG
- a CDS encoding CehA/McbA family metallohydrolase, producing MNRRRLVLASSLLCGAAWAVAPGAQAPTPVGASALRWFKGNTHTHTLNSDGDSTPDDVVRWYRDHKYDFLVLTDHNYLTSVDGLNALHGADDKFLVIKGEEVSSGFQGKPLHINGLNPDRLVPASREGASVAEVLQKNVDAIRMANGVPHVNHPNFGWAITADDLAQVRNNRLFEVYNAHPMVNNVGGSGHPSLEQTWDALLSRGILLFGLATDDAHEFKKLEDLSSSRPGMGWVMVRAEKLEAKAIVAALDRGDFYASTGVELADYQASANAITVKVKQKFWGSGGEENMKAGYRIQFVGKGGVVLQDGEGTNATYTVKGTEGYVRARITQSDGKMAWTQPVMLGR from the coding sequence ATGAATCGCCGTCGCCTCGTCCTCGCCTCGTCACTCCTCTGCGGCGCCGCGTGGGCGGTCGCGCCAGGCGCGCAGGCGCCCACGCCCGTGGGTGCCTCGGCCCTGCGCTGGTTCAAGGGCAACACGCACACGCACACGCTGAACAGCGACGGCGACAGCACGCCCGACGACGTGGTGCGTTGGTACCGTGACCACAAGTACGACTTCCTCGTCCTCACCGACCACAACTACCTGACGTCGGTGGACGGCCTCAACGCCCTCCACGGTGCCGACGACAAGTTTCTCGTCATCAAGGGCGAGGAAGTGTCCAGCGGGTTCCAGGGCAAGCCGTTGCACATCAACGGCCTCAATCCCGACCGCCTGGTGCCCGCCAGCCGCGAGGGCGCCAGCGTCGCCGAGGTGTTGCAGAAGAACGTCGATGCCATCCGCATGGCCAACGGCGTCCCCCACGTCAACCACCCGAACTTCGGCTGGGCGATCACCGCCGACGACCTCGCGCAGGTGCGCAACAACCGGTTGTTCGAGGTCTACAACGCCCACCCGATGGTGAACAACGTCGGCGGATCTGGCCACCCGAGCCTCGAGCAGACCTGGGATGCGCTCCTGTCGCGAGGCATCCTCCTGTTCGGGCTCGCCACCGACGACGCCCACGAGTTCAAGAAGCTCGAGGACCTGTCGTCCTCGCGGCCGGGCATGGGCTGGGTGATGGTGCGCGCCGAGAAGCTCGAGGCGAAGGCCATCGTCGCGGCGCTGGACCGCGGCGACTTCTACGCCTCCACCGGCGTGGAACTCGCCGACTATCAGGCCTCTGCCAACGCCATCACGGTGAAGGTGAAGCAGAAGTTCTGGGGCAGCGGCGGCGAGGAGAACATGAAGGCCGGCTACCGCATCCAGTTCGTGGGCAAGGGTGGCGTCGTGCTGCAGGACGGCGAAGGCACCAATGCGACCTACACCGTCAAGGGCACGGAAGGCTACGTTCGGGCGCGCATCACGCAGTCGGACGGCAAGATGGCCTGGACGCAGCCGGTGATGCTCGGACGGTAG
- a CDS encoding DUF6498-containing protein produces MPRALLTALPGAAWFGWSLRSAAAIGFPSVAVVDDHRPTLAILLYLVEAVLASALLWMRTGIALVGARRRAGPTETRDQERQRWALRKARNLAGAVVAVGIIGAPFLWMAALLGDPGTPWRTVQAEVIGRGQWIALVLLLSAIVDSLVAPVRSAEWLQSSVAMQMNRVILLHPVIMFGYGLFAITGSLLGMVGLFVVGRLLMDLNAMFGNAREGARKQWFERGGRLN; encoded by the coding sequence ATGCCACGTGCGCTGCTGACGGCCCTGCCCGGGGCCGCCTGGTTCGGCTGGTCCCTGCGCTCGGCGGCCGCCATCGGGTTCCCGTCCGTCGCGGTGGTCGACGACCACCGCCCGACCCTCGCCATCCTCCTCTACCTCGTGGAAGCGGTGCTCGCGTCGGCCCTGCTGTGGATGCGTACCGGCATCGCCCTCGTCGGCGCGCGCCGGCGAGCGGGGCCAACCGAGACGCGCGACCAGGAGCGGCAGCGGTGGGCCCTGCGCAAGGCGCGCAACCTGGCGGGCGCCGTCGTCGCCGTCGGCATCATCGGAGCGCCGTTCCTGTGGATGGCGGCCCTGCTCGGCGACCCCGGCACGCCATGGCGGACCGTCCAGGCCGAGGTCATCGGGCGCGGCCAGTGGATCGCCCTCGTGCTGCTCCTGAGCGCCATCGTCGACTCGCTGGTCGCGCCGGTGCGCAGCGCGGAGTGGCTGCAATCGTCGGTGGCCATGCAGATGAATCGCGTGATCCTCCTGCACCCCGTGATCATGTTCGGCTACGGGTTGTTCGCCATCACCGGATCGTTGCTCGGGATGGTCGGCCTGTTCGTGGTCGGGCGCCTGCTGATGGACCTCAACGCGATGTTCGGCAACGCTCGCGAGGGCGCGCGGAAGCAGTGGTTCGAGCGTGGCGGGAGGCTGAACTGA
- the rplQ gene encoding 50S ribosomal protein L17 — translation MRHAVAHRKLGRVTEHRIALLRNQAQALLRHERIETTVPKAKELRPYVERIISIAKRSLVGQGTDEEKRIRRMTAERLVARDVADKKIVTKLFDSIAPRFAERPGGYTRLLKLGHRRGDAAEVAQIELVGSEYDPNADAPKAEAAEEPKGIRGRARAAVKKLQEEGATEGEDKPKRARKSAKKAE, via the coding sequence ATGAGACACGCTGTTGCACACCGCAAGCTCGGGCGCGTCACCGAGCACCGCATCGCGCTGCTGCGCAATCAGGCCCAGGCGCTCCTCCGCCACGAGCGGATCGAGACGACGGTGCCCAAGGCCAAGGAACTGCGCCCGTACGTCGAGCGCATCATCTCCATCGCCAAGCGCAGCCTCGTGGGGCAGGGCACCGACGAGGAGAAGCGCATCCGCCGCATGACCGCGGAGCGCCTCGTCGCGCGCGACGTCGCCGACAAGAAGATCGTCACCAAGCTGTTCGACTCGATCGCGCCGCGCTTCGCGGAGCGTCCGGGCGGCTACACCCGCCTGCTCAAGCTCGGCCATCGTCGCGGCGACGCCGCGGAGGTCGCCCAGATCGAGCTCGTCGGCAGCGAGTACGACCCGAATGCCGACGCCCCGAAGGCCGAGGCCGCCGAGGAGCCGAAGGGCATCCGCGGGCGCGCCAGGGCCGCAGTGAAGAAGCTGCAGGAAGAGGGCGCGACCGAGGGCGAGGACAAGCCCAAGCGCGCTCGCAAGTCGGCCAAGAAGGCCGAGTAG
- a CDS encoding DNA-directed RNA polymerase subunit alpha: MLWKGFQRPKRLDVDRESQTGRFGRFTAQPFERGWGTTIGNAMRRVLLSSIEGAAITAVKIEGVQHEFSPVEGVVEDATDIILNLKQVPFKLHGDETKMLYVRIDKPGPVLARDIEVDQSVEVLDPDAHIATVSEGGKLYMEMRLKNGRGYVSADRNFDEDLGIGWIPVDSTHSPVRKVNYLVESARVGQNTDYDKLTLEVTTSGAISPTEAIELAAQLLRDHLFIFGGDDDDDVVVGEGGDATPATLTEESNEHLDKSIEELELSVRSYNCLKNANIRTIRELVAKTENDLLKTKNFGRKSLNEIKEILQTMGLSLGMSVEQPQ, encoded by the coding sequence ATGCTGTGGAAGGGGTTCCAGCGCCCGAAGCGACTCGACGTCGACCGCGAGAGCCAGACCGGCCGGTTCGGGCGGTTCACCGCGCAGCCGTTCGAGCGCGGGTGGGGTACCACCATCGGCAACGCGATGCGCCGGGTGCTGCTGTCGTCCATCGAGGGCGCGGCCATCACTGCGGTGAAGATCGAGGGTGTCCAGCACGAGTTCTCGCCCGTGGAGGGCGTGGTGGAGGACGCCACCGACATCATCCTCAACCTCAAGCAGGTCCCGTTCAAGCTGCACGGCGACGAGACCAAGATGCTGTACGTCCGGATCGACAAGCCGGGGCCGGTGCTCGCCCGTGACATCGAGGTCGACCAGTCGGTCGAGGTCCTCGATCCGGATGCGCACATCGCCACGGTGTCGGAGGGCGGCAAGCTCTACATGGAGATGCGCCTCAAGAACGGGCGTGGCTACGTGTCGGCCGACCGCAACTTCGACGAGGACCTCGGCATCGGCTGGATCCCGGTCGATTCGACCCACTCGCCCGTCCGCAAGGTGAACTACCTGGTGGAGTCGGCGCGCGTCGGCCAGAACACCGACTACGACAAGCTGACGCTCGAGGTGACCACCAGCGGCGCCATCTCGCCGACCGAGGCCATCGAGCTCGCGGCGCAGCTGCTCCGCGATCACCTCTTCATCTTCGGCGGCGACGATGACGACGATGTCGTGGTCGGCGAGGGCGGCGACGCCACGCCCGCGACGCTCACCGAGGAGAGCAACGAACACCTCGACAAGAGCATCGAGGAGCTCGAGCTGTCGGTGCGCTCGTACAACTGCCTGAAGAACGCCAACATCCGGACCATCCGGGAGCTGGTGGCCAAGACCGAGAACGACCTGCTGAAGACGAAGAACTTCGGCCGGAAGTCGCTCAACGAGATCAAGGAGATCCTCCAGACCATGGGTCTCAGCCTCGGGATGAGCGTGGAGCAGCCGCAGTAG
- the rpsD gene encoding 30S ribosomal protein S4 — MARYIGPVCRLCRREGMKLFLKGERCYTEKCAIEKRNLPPGQHGKARKAKMLGYGLQLREKQKVKRTYGVLENQFRRYFEAADRQRGITGETLLQLLERRLDNAIYRLGFATSRPQARQLVKHGHFLVNGKKVDIPSYQLRQGDVVSIRQSSEKNPAILHAIEEVKGRGIPEWLSVDVAAGTGRVVSLPTREQINLPVQEQLIVELYSK; from the coding sequence ATGGCTCGATACATCGGACCCGTCTGCCGCCTGTGCCGGCGTGAGGGCATGAAGCTCTTCCTCAAGGGAGAGCGCTGCTACACGGAGAAGTGCGCCATCGAGAAGCGCAACCTCCCGCCGGGGCAGCACGGCAAGGCTCGCAAGGCCAAGATGCTCGGCTACGGCCTGCAGCTGCGCGAGAAGCAGAAGGTCAAGCGCACCTACGGCGTCCTGGAGAACCAGTTCCGCCGCTACTTCGAGGCCGCCGATCGTCAGCGCGGCATCACGGGCGAGACGCTCCTGCAGTTGCTCGAGCGTCGGCTCGACAACGCCATCTATCGCCTCGGGTTCGCGACCTCGCGGCCGCAGGCCCGGCAGCTCGTCAAGCACGGGCACTTCCTCGTCAACGGCAAGAAGGTGGACATCCCGTCCTACCAGCTGCGCCAGGGCGACGTGGTGAGCATTCGGCAGTCGAGCGAGAAGAACCCCGCCATCCTCCACGCCATCGAGGAAGTGAAGGGGCGCGGGATTCCGGAGTGGCTGTCGGTCGATGTGGCCGCCGGCACCGGCCGTGTGGTGTCGCTGCCGACGCGCGAGCAGATCAACCTGCCCGTGCAGGAGCAGCTGATCGTCGAGCTCTACTCGAAGTAA
- the rpsK gene encoding 30S ribosomal protein S11 translates to MADEKKTAGRKKVFKKRGEKKVVHSGVAHIQASFNNTLVTITDAEGNVVSWSSAGAIGFKGSRKGTPFAATQAAMNAGTAAKAVGMRTVEVRVKGPGAGRESAVRALSNVGLDVKTIRDVTPIPHNGCRPPKKRRV, encoded by the coding sequence ATGGCAGACGAGAAGAAGACAGCCGGCCGCAAGAAGGTCTTCAAGAAGCGCGGCGAGAAGAAGGTCGTCCACAGCGGCGTGGCCCACATCCAGGCCTCGTTCAACAACACGCTGGTGACGATCACCGACGCCGAGGGCAACGTCGTGTCGTGGTCCAGTGCCGGGGCGATCGGCTTCAAGGGGTCGCGCAAGGGCACGCCGTTCGCCGCCACGCAGGCGGCGATGAATGCCGGTACGGCCGCCAAGGCCGTGGGCATGCGCACCGTCGAGGTGCGCGTCAAGGGACCGGGTGCGGGTCGTGAATCGGCCGTCCGCGCTCTTTCAAACGTCGGGCTGGACGTGAAGACCATCCGCGACGTCACGCCGATTCCGCACAACGGCTGCCGGCCGCCCAAGAAGCGTCGCGTCTAG
- the rpsM gene encoding 30S ribosomal protein S13, with protein MARIAGVDLPRTKRVEIGLTYIFGIGRKRSGDILKASGVSPDVRVKDLTEEDVRSISKVIEDVGGVEGDLRKEISLNIKRLMEIGCYRGLRHRRSLPVRGQRTKTNARTRKGPRKGAIAKKKTV; from the coding sequence ATGGCACGTATCGCAGGTGTGGATCTTCCGCGTACCAAGCGCGTCGAGATCGGGCTGACCTACATCTTCGGCATCGGGCGGAAGCGCTCCGGTGACATCCTGAAGGCCTCGGGCGTGAGCCCGGACGTGCGGGTCAAGGACCTGACGGAAGAGGATGTCCGGTCGATCTCGAAGGTCATCGAGGACGTGGGCGGCGTCGAGGGCGATCTCCGCAAGGAGATCTCGCTCAACATCAAGCGCCTGATGGAGATCGGCTGCTATCGCGGCCTGCGGCACCGTCGCAGCCTGCCGGTGCGCGGCCAGCGCACCAAGACCAACGCGCGCACCCGGAAGGGCCCGCGCAAGGGCGCGATCGCCAAGAAGAAGACGGTGTAG
- the rpmJ gene encoding 50S ribosomal protein L36, translated as MKVRASVKRICVKCKIVRRRGVVRVICDNQKHKQRQG; from the coding sequence ATGAAGGTCAGAGCATCGGTGAAGCGCATTTGCGTGAAGTGCAAGATCGTCCGGCGACGCGGTGTCGTGCGGGTGATTTGCGACAACCAGAAGCACAAGCAGCGGCAGGGATAG
- the infA gene encoding translation initiation factor IF-1, translated as MGEGLRGTVIEQLPQALYRVSLDSGHVITAHGTGDIRRNFVRILVGDRVVVRVSPLDVTRGRIIGRLEPGGRRQNDDDGR; from the coding sequence ATGGGTGAAGGACTGCGCGGCACGGTCATCGAGCAGTTGCCGCAGGCGCTCTATCGCGTCAGCCTCGACTCGGGGCACGTGATCACGGCGCATGGCACCGGGGACATCCGCCGCAACTTCGTGCGGATCCTGGTGGGGGATCGGGTGGTTGTGCGGGTGTCGCCGTTGGACGTCACGCGCGGCCGGATCATCGGACGGCTCGAGCCAGGGGGCCGCCGGCAGAACGACGACGACGGCAGGTAG
- the map gene encoding type I methionyl aminopeptidase, with amino-acid sequence MITCRSADELVKLRASNQLVARILEALRAMVVAGVTTAEIDAEAERLVREAGAQPAFKGYRGFPATICASRNHEVVHGIPSPSTTLVEGDILSIDMGVKLDGYYGDSAVTVGVGAISAESQRLLDVTEASLYRGIDAVKPGARVSDIGQAVQEYVEAQGFTVVREFVGHGIGTRLHEEPQIPNYGPGGRGPRLAEGMVLAIEPMVNVGKPGVRVLSDGWTAITVDEKLSAHFEHTVAVTADGVEILTLRPAPVSAGR; translated from the coding sequence GTGATTACGTGCCGGTCGGCGGACGAGCTGGTCAAGCTCCGGGCGTCCAACCAGCTGGTGGCGCGGATCCTCGAGGCGCTCCGCGCGATGGTGGTGGCGGGGGTGACGACGGCCGAGATCGACGCCGAGGCCGAGCGGCTGGTCCGTGAGGCGGGGGCGCAGCCGGCGTTCAAGGGCTATCGCGGGTTTCCCGCGACCATCTGCGCGTCGCGCAACCACGAGGTGGTCCACGGGATCCCCTCGCCGTCGACGACGCTGGTGGAGGGCGACATCCTCTCGATCGACATGGGGGTGAAGCTCGACGGGTATTACGGCGACTCGGCGGTGACGGTGGGGGTCGGGGCCATCAGCGCCGAGTCGCAGCGCCTGCTGGACGTGACGGAGGCCTCGCTCTACCGGGGCATCGACGCGGTGAAGCCGGGGGCGCGGGTGTCCGACATCGGGCAGGCCGTGCAGGAGTACGTGGAGGCCCAGGGCTTCACGGTCGTGCGCGAGTTCGTGGGGCACGGCATCGGGACCAGGCTCCACGAGGAGCCGCAGATCCCGAACTACGGTCCGGGCGGACGCGGACCGCGGCTGGCCGAGGGCATGGTCCTCGCGATCGAGCCGATGGTGAACGTGGGCAAGCCCGGGGTGCGGGTGTTGTCGGACGGCTGGACGGCCATCACGGTGGACGAGAAGCTGTCGGCGCACTTCGAGCACACGGTGGCGGTGACGGCCGATGGGGTGGAGATCCTGACGCTGCGGCCGGCGCCGGTCTCGGCCGGCCGCTGA